CGGAACCAACCCCTGTCTCAAACCCGATCCACCCCGTCTCACCCCGTGTCCGTGGCACTTTGTCTCCACATCACAGTCATAGCTCAGGACGTCCGCGCTGCGACACTCAAAGTTCATACACACCTAAATACCACGGAAGAAGAAATCATCAGCGTCTCCTAGTAACCAGTCCTCCCAGCCTTCCCAGCTCTCCCAATCCTCCCATCACCTTGTTGTCTCCACACTTGGTCCCTTCGTTCACCATTCCCGGGTCGGGAACGTCGGATCCCAGCATGAAGTCGACCCCGAAGCAGGTGGCTCCGTGTATCGGAGTGGTGATGATGGACGGCAGGATGCCGAACACCGTCCCCCCCTTCACGTTCAGGCACTGCAGCTTCCCGCACTGAGCGTTTCTATGGGGACAGACTCATGTGACCTGGAGGGGCGGAGCCTCGCCTGCGCTGGGGTTAGGTAGGGTGTCTCTGTGTGTTACCTGCTCTCACACTTCTTGTAGCCGTAGTGCTGGTAGCCACAGTTGCCGAAGCGATCTCCTTTGCTGTTAACGTCTTTGAAGCAGATGTCGGGAGCGGCCGTTGCCTCTGCAGACGAGGAAGAGTCAGAAGATTCCAGAACATCCCGACCGGGTCAAGGATGAACCAGAACCTACTGGGTCCGAACAGGGCCTGGCACTGTCCGTCCAGGTGCTGGCACCTCCCGTTGTAGCAGTAGGCCTGCTGGTTGCGACAGGGATGCCCGTTCTGAAACGCACAGTCAGTTAGAGGCAGCATCCCTCTAAGGACACAGCGAACCGCCTGAGGACGCGGCGCCCCCCTGAGGACGCGGTGAACCCCCTGAGGACGCGGCGCCCCCCTGAGGACGCGGTGAACCCCCTGAGGACGCGGCGCCCCCCTGAGGACGCGGCGAACCCCCTGAGGACGCGGCGAACCCCCTGAGGACGCGGCGAACCCCCTGAGGACACGGCGCCCCCCTGAGGACGCGTCGAACCCCCTGAGGACTCCTGGGGGCAGGCAGAGACTCACCTGGACAAAGACGTCGCTCTGACAGAAGGAGGTGGAGCCGTTGCAGTACTCCGGCAGATCACACTCCTCGTCCTTCTTGGAGCGGCACACTGTTCCTCCAGGGAGGaactgcagacagacagacccaGACCCAGTTTGGTTCTGAGGTTCTCTCTGGAAAGCCGTTCTTCAGCGGCCGGCGTCGGTTACCTGACAGCCGGAGCAGCACTCTCCAGACGCACACTGAGCCCCAGGCTTCAGTTTACAGGTCCGATACTCACAGCAGGGGTCCTCCTCACACTCCTGCACACAAACCATCCAGGGCAGACTCTAAGCTCTCAGGACCGAACTCTGGGTTCAGAAATCGTCCAGATTAATGAAATCCGACTAAACTCTGCAGTTATATCAGTTTCtaacaacagaaacattcaaCTGAAGACTGAAatcaaagaaacatttccttACAACACAAGAGGACGTTTTCCACAAACTGAGCTAATGGTGTTAGCTCTAGCTACTGGTATTAGCTCTAGCTAATGGTGTTAGCTCTAGCTAATGGTGTTAGCTCTAGCTACTGGTATTAGCTCTAGCTAATGGTGTTAGCTCTAGCTAATGGTGTTAGCCCTAGCAAACAGCAGATCTCCAGCTGATCATGTTAGCTTGTTTCAGCATATCTTTTGTGAAGCAGCTCATGAAACCAAAGGACCTTGATGAGCTGAAAGCTTCAGACCTTCTCTGATCCACAGTCGCACTCCTCCCCGACGTCCACCAGCCTGTTTCCACAGTAGGGGGCGCTGTAGGCCTCGTCGGGCCGGGGGACATTCAAGAGACACGTCCCTCCCATCGACAGGATCATCTTTTCAAAGTCGTCggcgctgcagctgctgaagttTCTGGATCCTCTGCACAAACAAAAGGAGAGCGATGAAGACGGCAAGTTCTGTATGACAGTCTGATCCAGCTCTCATTCCGCCCTGGACTATCCCTCACGCTCCACCCCAGGCCTGGGGGGAGGAGGTCTGTGTCCGACCTCTGACCAATTCAGGAAGAGAGGGAGGCTCCGGGGAGGAACGAGGTCTGgacgggttctggttctgtccggGCGGCGTGGCGTCCTACGTGGCTCCGGAGTGCATGATGCAGGCGGCGGCGGGGCAGCTGCAGGTCCGCCCATCGTCGTGGTTCATCCCCAGGTTGTGTCCGAGTTCATGAGCCACGATGGAGGCGAAGGCCGCGACGTTGTTGTTCAGGAactgagaggagagagagaggatgacGCTCCGGCGGCCGACAGGggtcagggtcaaaggtcatgtaAAAAGAAGCCTTACCGCATTGATTCCTCCTCCATGACTTCTGGAGCAGACGGTGGAGACAAATGCCATTCCTGCTGTTACACCAAAGCTCTTCATCCTGCAGCACCAACAagaccttcatcatcatcaccaccttCCTCCTgatcttcctccttctcttcctcctccgaCTCACAGGATGAGCTGGGCCGAGTCGTGGCGCCGCCGGGAAACCAGCTCCTTCTCCCTCCACTGGGTGAAGCGGCTCAGCACCTCGCCGGCTCCGCCCTCTGTGTTGATCAGGTTCTGCTTGGTCCAGATGTCCAGACCGACCAGAACCACCCGGACATTCAGCTGCATGTAGATCTGCACCGGGTCAGAAGCAGAACCTTAACGACCAATCGTAGCGCAGGACCGAGAGCCAATCCGGAAACCGGATCCAAGTTCAGTCTGACAGCAGAACCTCAGATTTCCCTCGATTTCTCATTCatagtttaaaaagaaatgtgtgtgtgtgtgtgtgtgtgtgtgtgtgttcttacGCCGTCTATGAGGTTCGCCAGGTGAACCATCTGCTCTCTGATCGCAGTCTCGTTTCCATTCATGTGTTTAAACTGCAGAAGAAGAGACGACCAATCAGCACAGAGGATGAGGGAGGCGGGGCTTAATGACAGTACaggtgttttgtgtgtgtgtgtgtctcaccCTGTCGTTGTcaaccaccagcagcagctccacatAGTGAGTCTTGTGGAGAACAGCTCTCTTTACCTGGAAGCAGCCATGTTTCTGATTAACACGCCGtttttcctcttcctggtgaatttctgtttttagtttctctctgtctttatgAACACAGTTCATTTGGTCGatgtgttcatgtttctgtctgctGCATCGGCCGGGATTCGAACCCTCACCTCCTGCCCCGCCCTCGGGCCTGAACTCACCCTGCTGCGCCGGCGGTGCTGGATCTCCTCCGGGTCGTACTGCGCATGCTCCGTCGCGTCGCCGTGCCCGTAGTGAGGCGTTCCACATCCTCGGGGCTGTGATGTCACATCCTGCAGGCGGTAGAGCAGGTGCTGCTCGGGGGCGGAGTCTAGCGGCTCGATGCCGTAGCTGTCGTTGGTGAGATGCATCACTCCTCTGAGAAACCAGGAGACGGACTGATTACCGAAACGCCTGGCAGACAGAACTCAGGGCAAACTGAGCCCGTCTGTTCTGACCCGGATTCTGGTTCTGTCGGATCGGTACCTGAGGCCGCCACAGACGCTCATGGCCACAGCAGAGCCCTCCATGTCCTGAACGAAGCCCTGGTACTGGCAGTGGTTCTGGAACAGAGAAGATACCGGGTcaggccagcagggggagccgATCCCGACAGGAAGGAGCCGAGTCCAGCTTCCTGTCCAACAGGAGGCCACTTCCTGTATCACACTCAGTGTCTCTCACTTCCTCTCCAtcagtttttctgctgcagctcctcaccCTGAGGTGTTCAAAGCGTGGTTTGGGGGCCAGAAGTGGCCCTGCAGCCTGAGACCTCAGGTCCCTGACGGTCAGGTTTTCATCACTAATGTGTTTATCTGCACCAACCAGCTGACccagaacagcagcaggagcTTTTATCCTCTCAGCTTTCAGCTGGTTGTTGGTCAAGCTGAATCAGAACCGTTGCTTAGCAACAAATGAGTCAGCAGATTACACATCAGCCTCCAGGAAGTGACACACAGATgatctgcttcctgtttctgtcagTTACAGACCAGAAGCTGCTTCATCAGCAATAAAACCTCCTCCAGCTTCTCAGCAGGTCCTGGACCCACTGAGGCTTCAGAACCGGCTTGTTCTGGTCCCTGTGGTTCTGACCCTGCAGGGACCAGGTCCCTGGGCACCGCTAATCAAAAAGCTAGCTGCGCTAACGCTAATGCACCAATCAAAAACACTCGTTAACGCCAACACAGAATGATGCAGAGCGCTCACCTGGACAGGTGGTCTGGATGTGATCAGGGATCCGTTTGGGCCGTAGGTGAAGACGGTGAAATCTGGAGGCAGCAGGACCCTGGAGGCGACAGCAGCTCGTcaaacgggtcagaaccagcagaacggAAACGACGACAGGAAGCTCACAAGGTctctttattaaaacatttagcagcaaaaagatGTTTGGATGGAAAATGTGGCGCACACACatgcctacacacacacacacacacacacacacttacagaACTGTTGCATGAACAGATCATCAGGAAAGCTAAAGCCGTTCTTGCTGTAGTTCCAGTTCTGGACAGTAACAGGCTGAAGCTCTGCTCCTGCAGCCGTTTGTCGGTGCGGCCTGATTCCTGATTCCAGGTGTTCGTAGGTTTGGGGTCAACAAGAAAATCCTCTGCTAGACTCGTCCCATTATGTATTCACTTATatttgatgtcatttttggcttgttttattgtttttattgaactcTGATACTttgtctttcagtttttatagatagatagatagatagatagatagatagatagatagatagatagatagatagatagatagatagatagatagatagatagatagatagatagatagatagatagatagatagatagatagatagatagatagatagatagatagatagatagatctttattgtcattgtcacaaggacagcgaaatttaaaaggtgccatcagtcagtgcatatgcttaaaaacaaaaaataacacaattcacacacaatgtaagaattaacaaataactgaaaaaaaaacctaataaataagaacagccacattctcacatccatcatttatgatgattaatggttgtttttgattgcatttagttttgttattgctgtcgggtagaaactgtctctgagacgttggttctggttctggttgctctgtatcttctgcctgaaggcagcagtgtgaagagagaaggtccggggtgagaagtgtcctttgtgatgtgttgtgcttttcttagacagcggtcgctgtgcaggtcctccagtgaggggagagggcagccaatgattttttgggctgtattcacaaccctttggagagctttcctttgagccgtagtgctgctgttataccagacgcagatacagtaggtcagtatgctctctatggagcacttgtagaaggacaccagcagcttctccttgatgctgttcctcctgagaaccctcaggaagttcagtctttgctgggccttttttatcagctccaaggtgttcatgttccatgtgaggccctgctcaatgtggacccccaggaaacggaaatcagctaccctctccacacattttcccccaatggttagtggtgtaatgtccgtttcattcctcctgtaatctattatgagttcttttgtctttgagttgttgaggagcagattgttctccctgcaccactgcaacagccgctccacctctcccctgtaggcggactcgtcgcctcctgagatgagccccaccactgtggtgtcatcagcaaacttgatgatggtgttgctgtggtgggcagaggtgcagtcgtatgtgtacagacaatagagcagggggctcagcacacagccctgtggagagccagtactaaggctgagggcagtggatgtatgttttcccaccctaactctctgctgtcggttggtcaggaagctcaggatccacatgcaggtggagtgagggaggcccaggtcccccagtttgtccaccagtctgtgagggaggatggtattaaaagcagagctgtagtctacaaagagcatctgcacatagctcccctgctgctccagatgtgacagagcagcatggagggccgtgatcacagcgtcctctgtggatctgttggctctgtaggcaAACTGGTGGgggtcaaagccaggagggagaagtgctgtgatgtgaccccggaccagtttttcaaaacacttcgtcaccacaggggttagtgccactggccggtagtcgttgaggcaggagatgtgaggtttcttgggtatggggactatggtggaagatttcaggcaggatgggactgtagacagggctagggactggttgaagatcctggtgaagactccagccagctgatcggtgcagtctttcaggacacgtccagggacgccatcaggtccagcagccttccttgggttgacaGCCCGCAGTGTGCGCCTCACCTCGTACTCCTCTACAACGAGGGGTGTGGTGTTGTGGGTCTGTTGTGGGTCgcttggtgtagtgtggctgcctctgttggcttcacctcaaagcaggcaaagaagaggttcagctcctctgccagcgtgGCGTCGCCTTCCGCAGCTGTGAggttggtcctgtagttggtgaaatgctggattccctgccacacctgcctgctgttgttgctgtcaaggtAGCCCTCTATCCTCCTCCTGTAGTCAGACTTAGCCATTCTGATGCCGCTCTTCAAGTTAACTCGGGCTGTACTGTAGACGGtcctgtccccagacctgaaggcGGCATTCCTGGTCTTTAGCAGTCGCTGGACCTCCTGAGTCATCCAGGGCTTCTGGTTTGGGAAGACCCAGATGTGTTTATCCGCAGCTACAGTGTCAATACAGTTCTTGATATAGCACAGTACACTGTCTGTAAAAACCTCCAGGTcctgatgttcaaaaacatcccagtttaTCCTGTTGAAacagtcctgcagctgctgtgtcgcATCCTGGGGCCAGGATTTGATGGTTTGGTAATGGTTGGAGCAGTTTTCCTGAGGGGGGCATAAGCAGGAATTAAATGCAGGGACAGGTGATCCGACTGACCCAGGTGAGGAAGTGGTCTAGCCCTGTAGCCTAGCTTGATGTTGAAGTAGACTTTGTCCAGAGTGTTAGCCTCTCTTGTAGCACACTTTACATCTGGTGGAATTTGGGGAGCGCCGTCTTCAAGTCTGCATGGCTGAAGTCCCCGCTATGATGTGCACAGCATCTGGATAGATGCTCTGCAGATGGCTAGTGCTGCCATGCAAAAGTCCAAtagctgttttagcattagcatccggTGGGATGTAAACAGCGGTTACCATGACTACGGTGAACTCTCTGGGGAGGTATATTGGTCTACATCTAACAGTCACATACTCCAGGTCTGGGGAGCAATGGCTGATGACAGTCGCTGTGTTAGTAACCAGGTGTTGTTCACGTACACAgagcctcctcctctgctcttaccGGAGTCCTTCGTTCTGTCGCGGCGCTGTACTGTGTAGCCTGCTAGCTCGATGGCAGAGTCCGCTACGTCTGGATGCAGCCAGGTCTCCGTGATCAGAAGAATACAGCTGTCCTTCACTGCGCTGTGAGATGCAGCCTGTAGTCTCAGTTCATCCATCTTGTTTGCCAGGGATCTGGCGTTGGAGAGAAACAGGCTGGGGAGCGGTGGTTTGTGTGGTTGCCTCCGTAGCCTAGCTAGCAGGCCGGCCCTGCAGCCCCGCTTCTGCCTTCTCTCTCTACGCCGCCGTCGCTTCCCCCCTGCTGGGATGGTAATCCACGGCGCGCCGGGGCTCCTCGCTATGTCCCACGGAATATTGAACAAGCGTTGAAAATCAGCTGTAACATCTCGTTCGTAGCGGGAACCGATCGTCAGGAGATCGTCCCgactgtatattttgtttgtccGACATGACGGAACACAAATCAACACGTACACAAGCAGCCAAACATAACATAGCACCGACCGAGAGAGCAATGAGCCGCTGCAACTGCGTGCGCCGCCAtcttgggaaaaaaacaacaaaaaaaaaaacttgctgtaACATCAATTGTACATTTGGgacacaaataaatctgaacctGAATGGAGGTAAAACGTTAAaggaagttctggttctgaaggagCCGACCAGAACCTGAAGGTtcctctttggttcctcctgaACCTCAGAGAAACCAAAAGAGCTTGATGAGGGGAAACTTTATCACGTCACTTCCTGATAGCCTTCAGAGGTCGTTTCCATGGTAACACGCTGGATTTTTATCTTCAGTCTATACAGGAAGTGagcctctgattggctcctgAGGCAGGTCGCCATGGCAACGTTTGCTGCTGATTGGAGCATCTGAGGTCTGTGGTGAGCTGAGACCGACCCGCCCGTTAGGCACCATGACGCTTCAGAGGCTCACATGGCAGAACCCGACCGGTCTCCAGGTTCTGTTCCATCCAAACATCAgcagaacttttaaaatgtcacaaaaaagaCGAAGGACAAATCAGGAGAGTTTCTGCCTGCTGGTTTGGAGTGAATCAATCAGACTGTGATGTCATCAGGTGCTGATGCTACGCACAGATTTCTCTGGGTTTGGTTCCTCTGGTACGGCGCCGACCCACCAGCGGACGGGAACGTTCACTACGTTTCATCGCCTCTTTTTATGATTTAACTGTTTATCAGAAAAGCCGAAAGTCGCCTGAAGCTGGCGTGAAATACAGGAAGTTATTCTGAATTTTGCTGTCAACATTTTCATGTATCAGCAAATTCCCAAATGACAGAAACTGGGTCAGATTTATGGGTTCCTGTTGAACACGGAGACCAGCTGAGAGTCTTTGGGTCGGTTCCTCTGGCTGAGGCACCGACTGCAGAACCTCATTACTAAACACGACCGATTAGATGGCGTCACAATCAGAATCCACAAGAGGCCTGAGGATCCACAGGAGATCACCTTTAAGGATCCAGATCTCCTTTGGATCACCAGATCAGCTTCCTGTGAAGTCAGAAACAATTCCTTCATCCAAACTCACTCGTTTCTCTGCAGATGGATGAGGAGATCGTTTCCATCCACTGGGATGATGAaggaaacctgcagaaacacacacacacacacacacggttaATCCCAACAGGTGTTCTCTAGGATGCACCGATTTTCTTTCTGATCATTGATCTTTAAGAATCAGTTTCTGTCTGAAATGCAGCAGCAGAGTCTCTGAGTGGGTAACAGTGGAGTGACTGTAAACAACAGTCAACAACAGTCTTGACTGTTTCGGCACCCcgatggttgccatggagactacaGGATTTCTGAAACCCACTCCAGGTGTTTCTGAGGGGATAATGTAACACGATGAAGTCAGTTTTACTTTATCTTCTCATCGTGTTTCTCTGATGGATCCCTGAGGCAGAACCATCAGAGCTGGACCTGCAGCTCCAAGGTCATGAGGTCACGAGGTCACATGACTCACCTGGCAAACGGTGCTGCTGATCTCTGCAGGTGtgtcatcacacacacactgaggctgccaggtgtgtgtgtgtgttagaggtGAGTCAGGACAGGAAGTCAGCATGGCCTCCACCcacacatcatcatcatcatcatcatcaggtcTCTCTGTCCTCTAACTCAGCGAGGCTCAAAGGTCCGTCTGTCCTGGTAGTAACAGACCGACCCGCTGGtcccggttctggtccagtcctgaacagtttagttttgaatccatctaactttatttaaacagacCTGAGAGACGATCACCTAATCtgaaaccatggcaaccaggtTTCAGCTGGAAACGTGTTGAATCATATCTAAGAGTCAGTGTCACATTTCAGAaccagagtgtgtgtgtgtgtgtgtgtgtgtgtgtgtgatgccaTAGAAAACGTCGATACCTGATTGGGCGGCCTGCCCTCAGCGTCCCGCCTCAGCCGGCCTCCTATTGGCCGAGGAGCAGTCAGCTGGTACGAGGCCAGATGCTCGGTCTGCTGAGCGTCTGAGGAAGGAAAACATTCAGCTCAGTTTATTAACGGATTATTATCAATATCATCAACCTGCCGATAACCACTGGACCGTCAGCCAGCGTTAGCTGAACTCAGCTTACATCAGAATCTCActttactgaaacatttactTTACTTTTGCCAAACTGCCTGATGATTggactagaccaaaaacacagaaacaaactgaatctGAGACGCCTAAAACTGTTTATCGGTTTATAAATCCACCCATGGAAATCTGGTCACATTCAGGAATCAGTTCATTCAGCAATCAGTTCTTTCAGGAATCAGTTCAGTCAGGAATCAGTTCAGTCAGGAATCAGTTCATTCAGGAATCAGTTCATTCAGGAATCAGTACAGTCAGGAATCAGTTCAGTCAGGAATCAGTTCAGTCAGGAATCAGTTCATTCAGGAATCAGTTCTATCAGGAATCAGTTCAGTCAGGAATCAGGTCAGTCAGAAAACAGGTCAGTCAGGAATCAGTTCATTCAGGAATCAGTTCAGTCAGGAATCAGTTCATTCAGGAATCCGTTCATTCAGGAATCAGTTCATTCAGGAATCAGTTCAGTCAGGAACTGATGGTTCAGCTAACCATTGTTAGCTGCTGCTAGGCGCTGTTAGCTGCCGCTAGCCATTGTTAGCTGCTGCAAGGCGCTGTTAGTTGCCGTTAGCCATTGTTAGCTGCTGCTAGGTACTGTTAGCTGCTGCTAACTGAACCAGCGGCTCATAAATTCTCAGTTTGTTTCAAGTAGGACGAGCTGAAAAGTTGCAGCGCtacaggaaccagaaccagaggaggtTTTATGatggttctggtccagatctTTATGAACCAGAAACTTCAGAACTCAATGAGACAGAACATCAACAGCATCTTCATGAACCCAATCTGCAGTCAGAGCTTCATGCTGCCTGCAGCGGGTCAGAACCTCCACATCAGAACTGTGACCCAAACAGAGACAGGATCCAGGGATAATGCTgaactggttctgatccaaatgGACCAGGAGCTCCGTAATCTGGCTCAGTCCAAATGGGTcaacaaaaatgacaagaaaggACTTCGCTGAGATGTGGCTCACCCCAGCCACCATCAAAGACGCCATTTGGACCTCCAGAAACTTGCTGGTGAGCAGGCGCAGGCAGATGCCCCCCGTGGCTGTGATCCGGATGGCAGCAGCAAAAGAGGAACATCAAGGGCTGCAGGTGGCGCGCCAAGGACACAGCCACCAAGAAGAATCGCCTGCGCCTCCGTGGACGAAGGAGCCGGCGCTCCACGAGCAGAGGTCCAAGCAGCGGCGGCCTGGCTCtccgggtgaggcaggagggaaggagcttcAGGGCGGGATCCCCTCTGAGCACCAAGCGCTGTCTGGAAGGACGGGACGGCTCCGGACTTGGGAGGGAGTCACCccggtcctgctcaacttttaacccacagagattttgtattttataattctTGTTCTTAGCTTCTTTTAGTCTGAACTGATGATTTTGTAAGTTCTTTGAAAATTTCTGtataactgaaataatgtaatttttttaatgtttacagtaacaataaatatttttcgaaagaaaaaaaaaacaacagaaccagCTACAGAAAgacggtccagtcaaagtctggaaTGTTCTGGTGGGACCTCCAAGAAGGTTCTACAAGCTGCCGGGTCCAACAGAACCGCCGCCGAGGTCTGCTACAGCCAATTAGCTACCAGAGCACATCTGATTGGTTCTTAAAGGAGAAGCTCAGAGAGAGAGGTTCTGGTCGGGTCGGTTCTGATCCGCTgaatacaacatttaaaacacgATGAGTCCAAACAGAACCGAGGAGGAAAAAACCCAGGAAGTGAGTCATGAGTCTGGGAAAGAGATCcactgggtgtgtgtgttagtgggtgggtgggggttctgagtgtgtgtgtgtgtgtgtgtgaggaagattctgggtgtgtgtgttcctgGAAATGTCGTTTTGACTCAGattcatgtttatgtttctcTATGAACAAAAAAGGTCAAATCCAGATTTATTCAGGATTTAACTAAAACGATCAGTTCCCATGTTaaccacacacacccccacacacacacccagggTTTTACTTCCTGTCAGCACTGCACCGTTAAGCAGCTTATCACAGCGTTCTggaacaacacacacacacacacacacacaatacggccttaaagggacagtacatgtttttcctctgaagGTTCATGGAGCACTTCTGAGCAGTCAGTATTCTCCCTGCAGGAACCAATCAGGAGAGAGTCCTGACCTATGACCTCTGGAGGGACCAGGTCTCTTTGATAGGCACATGGAGTCGTCGCTCTGCTGACTCAGTTTATCACCACAGTTTGTGGTGATACTGTGACAACGATAAGAactatttgttgtttctgtttcagctaGCTGATTAGCCGCCACCGCGTGTCACAGCGATTACCGCCCCACAAATACAAATACCGATGGTGAAAAACATCTCCAGT
The genomic region above belongs to Xiphophorus maculatus strain JP 163 A chromosome 12, X_maculatus-5.0-male, whole genome shotgun sequence and contains:
- the adam9 gene encoding disintegrin and metalloproteinase domain-containing protein 9 isoform X1 translates to MKMGGRGGAALMELCGILLLLTGSCHCGDAQQTEHLASYQLTAPRPIGGRLRRDAEGRPPNQVSFIIPVDGNDLLIHLQRNEVLLPPDFTVFTYGPNGSLITSRPPVQNHCQYQGFVQDMEGSAVAMSVCGGLRGVMHLTNDSYGIEPLDSAPEQHLLYRLQDVTSQPRGCGTPHYGHGDATEHAQYDPEEIQHRRRSRVKRAVLHKTHYVELLLVVDNDRFKHMNGNETAIREQMVHLANLIDGIYMQLNVRVVLVGLDIWTKQNLINTEGGAGEVLSRFTQWREKELVSRRRHDSAQLILMKSFGVTAGMAFVSTVCSRSHGGGINAFLNNNVAAFASIVAHELGHNLGMNHDDGRTCSCPAAACIMHSGATGSRNFSSCSADDFEKMILSMGGTCLLNVPRPDEAYSAPYCGNRLVDVGEECDCGSEKECEEDPCCEYRTCKLKPGAQCASGECCSGCQFLPGGTVCRSKKDEECDLPEYCNGSTSFCQSDVFVQNGHPCRNQQAYCYNGRCQHLDGQCQALFGPKATAAPDICFKDVNSKGDRFGNCGYQHYGYKKCESRNAQCGKLQCLNVKGGTVFGILPSIITTPIHGATCFGVDFMLGSDVPDPGMVNEGTKCGDNKVCMNFECRSADVLSYDCDVETKCHGHGVCNSNRNCHCDYGWTSPSCKLSGYGGSVDSGPTWNDKDTSLRDGLLVFFLLVLPLLALGAFVFLRHNELLRRFGLSRRKRSQGYQADEATSTKPTNPGRAPPPRTQPPPAGHGTANFIVRDGHHGQLLPPQQVVETSERAPPFAARPPPPPLKPKPSAASQPLVPQRPAPAPPV
- the adam9 gene encoding disintegrin and metalloproteinase domain-containing protein 9 isoform X2 — its product is MKMGGRGGAALMELCGILLLLTGSCHCGDAQQTEHLASYQLTAPRPIGGRLRRDAEGRPPNQVSFIIPVDGNDLLIHLQRNEVLLPPDFTVFTYGPNGSLITSRPPVQNHCQYQGFVQDMEGSAVAMSVCGGLRGVMHLTNDSYGIEPLDSAPEQHLLYRLQDVTSQPRGCGTPHYGHGDATEHAQYDPEEIQHRRRSRVKRAVLHKTHYVELLLVVDNDRFKHMNGNETAIREQMVHLANLIDGIYMQLNVRVVLVGLDIWTKQNLINTEGGAGEVLSRFTQWREKELVSRRRHDSAQLILMKSFGVTAGMAFVSTVCSRSHGGGINAFLNNNVAAFASIVAHELGHNLGMNHDDGRTCSCPAAACIMHSGATGSRNFSSCSADDFEKMILSMGGTCLLNVPRPDEAYSAPYCGNRLVDVGEECDCGSEKECEEDPCCEYRTCKLKPGAQCASGECCSGCQFLPGGTVCRSKKDEECDLPEYCNGSTSFCQSDVFVQNGHPCRNQQAYCYNGRCQHLDGQCQALFGPKATAAPDICFKDVNSKGDRFGNCGYQHYGYKKCESRNAQCGKLQCLNVKGGTVFGILPSIITTPIHGATCFGVDFMLGSDVPDPGMVNEGTKCGDNKVCMNFECRSADVLSYDCDVETKCHGHGVCNSNRNCHCDYGWTSPSCKLSGYGGSVDSGPTWNDKDTSLRDGLLVFFLLVLPLLALGAFVFLRHNELLRRFGLSRRKRSQGYQADEATSTKPTNPGRAPPPRTQPPPAGHGTANFIVRDGVVETSERAPPFAARPPPPPLKPKPSAASQPLVPQRPAPAPPV